GAAGGTAATGCTTCACATCTAATTTGTGAAGGGGTCTTTTCAGATATGCTCGGGTCATGAGCGACCAGACTCCCCGGCGGCGGTCCGGGGCCGAGGGGTACGGCCGGCCGGTCTCGGACCCGCAGGCGCTGCGCGCCCTGGCCCACACCGGGCGTTACGCGATCCTGGAGCGGCTGCAGACCCGGGGCCCGGCCACCGCGACCGAGTGCGCCGAGGTGGCCGGCTTGTCGCCCAGCGCGTGCAGCTACCACCTACGGCTGCTGGCCCGGCACGGGTTCGTCGAGGAGGACACCTCCGACGACGCGCGCAGCGACGGCCGCGAGCGGGTCTGGCGGGCCGCGACCCCGGGCTGGTTCGCCGACCCGCCGGCCGACGCCGACCCGCGCGAGATGCAGGCCATCGACTCCACGCTGACCCGGGTGATGATGGCCAGCTCGGACCGGCGGGTGCTCGACTTCGTCGACCGGGCCGCGGCCGAGCCGGAGTGGCGCGAGGCGGCCCTGTTGTCCAACAGCACGATCGTCGCCACGGTGGAGGAGCTCGCGGACGTCTCGCAGGCGCTGCTCGGGGTCCTCGGCCCGTACTTCGTCTCGGCCCGCAGCGACCCGGCCGACCGGCCCGAGGGTGCCCGCGACGTGCACGTGTCCATCAGGATGGCCCCACGGCCGCCAGACCCCGGGGTGA
This window of the Actinomycetes bacterium genome carries:
- a CDS encoding winged helix-turn-helix domain-containing protein, with the protein product MSDQTPRRRSGAEGYGRPVSDPQALRALAHTGRYAILERLQTRGPATATECAEVAGLSPSACSYHLRLLARHGFVEEDTSDDARSDGRERVWRAATPGWFADPPADADPREMQAIDSTLTRVMMASSDRRVLDFVDRAAAEPEWREAALLSNSTIVATVEELADVSQALLGVLGPYFVSARSDPADRPEGARDVHVSIRMAPRPPDPGVTPAAGAAPEEA